The proteins below are encoded in one region of Nitrospirae bacterium CG2_30_53_67:
- a CDS encoding crossover junction endodeoxyribonuclease RuvC produces the protein MRILGIDPGSVQTGFGIIEEKDGALVFLDCGVIRTSGTLPISYRLKRLYHGLNRIIESKRPDVVSLENIFIARNVSSAFKLGHARGAAILAAVNYGLEVFDYTPAEVKKAVAGFGRADKEQVQKMVKSLLALPYLPDPYDASDALAIAICHSQSRMMRRNLKAVTLKNQNERCRHGRDLPKE, from the coding sequence GTGCGCATACTCGGCATTGATCCCGGTTCGGTTCAGACCGGGTTCGGGATCATCGAAGAGAAAGACGGCGCTCTGGTATTTTTGGATTGCGGAGTGATCCGCACCTCGGGAACACTGCCGATATCCTACCGCCTGAAAAGGCTGTATCATGGACTCAACCGCATCATCGAATCGAAGCGCCCCGATGTGGTTTCCCTGGAGAACATTTTCATTGCGAGGAACGTCAGCTCCGCATTTAAACTGGGGCATGCTCGGGGAGCGGCTATTCTGGCGGCCGTAAATTACGGCCTTGAGGTCTTTGATTACACCCCTGCGGAAGTCAAGAAGGCGGTCGCCGGTTTTGGAAGAGCCGACAAGGAACAAGTCCAAAAAATGGTGAAGAGCCTCCTTGCTCTTCCTTACCTGCCCGATCCTTACGATGCCTCGGACGCCCTGGCCATAGCCATCTGCCACAGCCAGAGCAGGATGATGCGCCGGAACTTGAAGGCCGTCACCTTAAAGAATCAGAATGAAAGATGCAGGCATGGCCGGGATCTTCCGAAGGAATAG